CGCACGATGTGGCCTACCTCTTTGACCGCTTCATCGATTTGATGAAGGCGGCGTAACTCGCATGGCAGTCAACAAGACCAGGCGCCTGCTGCTGGTTCGCCATGGAGAGACCGACTGGAACGCCGAAGGTCGTATTCAGGGCATGCTTGACGTGCCGCTGAACGCGCTTGGCCTCGCCCAGGCGCGTGTGGTCGGCGACGAGCTGGCGCGCACGATCGAGGTCGCCAGCGTGATCTGCAGCGATCTCGTGCGCACGCGCGAGACGGCGAAGCCCTTGATCGAGGCGACCGGCTTCGATATTGGCTTCGATGCCCGCATCCGCGAGCGGCACTTTGGCGTACTGCAGGGTCGTACCTATGCTGAGTGGCGTGCTGTTGACGCCGAAGGTATGGCCCGTTATCACGCCGGTGATCCGGACTACGGCCCCGAGGGCGGCGAGACGGCACGAGGCTTCCTCGATCGCTGCGTCAGCGCCATCACCGACATGGTGACTGCCTGCGACGAGAAGACGCTTGTCCTGGTCACCCACGGCGGCGTGGTGAGCTCGATGTACCGCCACTCGCAGGGACTTGGGTTCCACAGCGAGCGAACGTGGAGCGTGCCCAACGCGTCGATCAGCGAATGGCGCGTCGAATATCGCGATGACGCGCCGGTGTTCTATTGCGAACGCATTGGTGACGTGGCGTACTTCGTACACCATGACGAACGACGAATGACGAATGACGCGAGTCACGAGGTGCGTGATGTGGTGGGACAAGGACGGTGATGTATGGAGATGTAGGGAAATGACGAATGAAGATTGTCGGCAGCAAGCATTCCGTCATTCGTCATTCGTCATTCGTCCTGCACGCGCAGCGAGCACAACATGCCAAAAAGAACAGACATTCAAAGCATCCTCATCATCGGCGCCGGCCCGATCATCATCGGCCAGGCCTGTGAGTTCGACTACTCCGGTGCCCAGGCCTGCAAGGCGCTGCGCGAGGAGGGCTACAAGGTCATCCTGGTCAACAGCAACCCGGCCACCATCATGACCGACCCGGAGATGGCCGATGTGACCTACATCGAGCCGATCACGGCCGCCGTCGTCGAGCGCATCATTGCGAAAGAAAAGCCAGATGCACTGCTGCCCACGATGGGTGGCCAGACTGCGCTCAACACCGCGATGGAGTTGTCGAAGAATGGTGCCCTGAAGCGCCACAACGTCGAGCTGATCGGCGCCAACGAGCATGCCATCGAGAAGGCGGAGGATCGCCTCAAGTTCAAGGAGGCGATGACCAAGATCGGTCTCGGCTCCGCGCGCTCCGCCATCGCGCACACGCTTGACGAAGCGCTGGCCGCGCAGAAGGCGGTCGGCTTCCCGGCCGTGATCCGTCCGAGCTTCACGCTGGGCGGCACCGGCGGCGGCATTGCCTACAACCACGAAGAATTCGTCACCATCTGCAAGAACGGGCTGGAACTTTCACCTACCAACGAATTGCTGATTGAAGAATCGCTGCTCGGCTGGAAAGAGTTCGAGATGGAGGTGGTGCGCGACAAGAAGGACAACTGCATCATCATCTGCTCGATCGAAAACCTCGATCCGATGGGCGTGCACACGGGCGACTCGATCACCGTCGCGCCCGCGCAGACGCTGACCGACAAGGAATACCAGATCATGCGCAACGCCAGCATTGCGGTGCTGCGCGAGATTGGTGTTGATACCGGTGGCTCCAACGTGCAGTTCTCGATCAACCCGCAAGACGGGCGCATGATCGTGATCGAGATGAATCCGCGGGTGTCGCGTTCATCCGCGCTCGCCTCGAAAGCGACCGGCTTCCCAATTGCCAAAGTCGCGGCCAAGCTCGCCGTCGGCTACACGCTCGACGAGCTGAAAAACGAGATTACCGGCGGCGCCACGCCAGCGTCGTTCGAACCAAGCATTGACTACGTCGTCACCAAAGTGCCGCGCTTCGCCTTCGAGAAATTTAAGGAAGCCGATCCGCACCTGACCACGCAGATGAAGAGCGTCGGCGAAGTGATGGCCATCGGCCGCACCTTCCAGGAGTCGCTGCAAAAGGCGCTGCGCGGTCTCGAAGTGGGCGTGGACGGTTTCAATCTGAAATCGGTCGATGCCGACAAGATCAGCGAGCAATTGTCGAATCCGACGCCGGATCGGCTCTGGTACGTCGCCGATGCGTTTGGCGTCGGCATGAGTGTCGAAGAAGTATTCGAGGACACCGCAATTGATCCCTGGTTCCTCACCCAGATCAAGGAAATCGTAGACCTTGAACTTGCGATTGAAAAGCGCACGCTGACATCGTTGTCGAAAGATGAATTGCGCCACCTGAAGCGCAAGGGCTTCTCGGATCGCCGTCTTGCCTATCTGCTGAAGGCCTCGCAGGACGAGGTGCGCAGCGCGCGGCATGCGCTCGGCGTGCGCCCCGTGTACAAGCGCGTGGACACCTGTGCCGCCGAATTCGCGACCAAGACGGCCTACATGTACTCAACCTATGAGGACGAGTGCGAAGCGCAGCCGACTGACAGGAAGAAAATCATGGTGCTCGGCGGCGGGCCGAACCGCATCGGTCAGGGTATCGAGTTCGACTACTGCTGCGTGCATGCCGCGATGGCGATGCGTGAAGACGGTTACGAGACCATCATGGTCAACTGCAACCCGGAGACTGTCTCGACCGATTACGACACCTCGGATCGCCTCTACTTCGAGCCGGTGACGCTGGAAGACGTGCTCGAAATCGTACACGTTGAAAAACCGGTCGGCGTGATCGTGCAGTATGGCGGCCAGACGCCGCTCAAGCTGGCGCGCGATCTCGAACGCTGCGGCGTACCGATCATCGGCACCACGCCCGACGCCATTGACGTCGCTGAAGACCGCGAGCGTTTCCAGAAGCTATTGCAGGACATCGGCCTCAAGCAGCCGCCGAATCGCACTGCGCGTGACGAAGCCAGTGCCTTGCGCCTCGCCGACGAAATTGGTTACCCGCTCGTCGTGCGCCCGAGTTACGTGCTCGGTGGCCGCGCGATGGAAATCGTGCACGCGCCGGAAGATCTCGAACGCTACATGCGCGAAGCGGTGAAGGTGTCCAACGATTCACCGGTGCTGCTCGACCGGTATCTCAACGACGCGATTGAAGTGGACGTCGACGCGCTCGCGGACGGCACCGACGTAGTACTCGGCGGCATCATGGAGCATATCGAGCAGGCCGGGGTGCATTCGGGCGACTCGGCCTGTTCGCTGCCGCCTTACTCGCTGTCGAATGCGTTGCAGGACGAGCTGCGCCGCCAGACGGTGGCGATGGCGAAAGCGCTTAACGTCGTCGGCCTGATGAACGTGCAGTTCGCGGTGAAAGTGGAAGACGGCAAGGACGTCGTCTACGTGCTTGAAGTCAACCCGCGTGCGTCGCGAACCGTGCCCTTCGTGTCGAAGGCCACCGGTCGCCCGCTGGCCAAGATCGCAGCGCGCTGCATGGCCGGGCAAACGCTCAAGGCTCAGGGCATCGTCGGTGAAGCGCTGCCACCGTATTTTTCGGTGAAGGAAGCGGTGTTCCCGTTCAACAAATTCCCCGGCGTCGACACCATCCTCGGCCCCGAGATGAAGTCAACCGGAGAAGTGATGGGCGTCGGCTACAGCTTCGCCGAGGCGTTCGAAAAGTCACAGCTCGCCGCTGGCACGCGTTTGCCCACCTCAGGCAAGGTGTTCCTGTCGGTCAAGAATGGTGACAAGCCAAAAGTGGCTGAGGTCGCGCGCATCCTGCACGAGGTGGGCTTCACGCTGGTGGCGACAAAAGGCACGGCAAGCGCGATCACCGCTGCCGGCGTGCCGGTTGAAATCATCAAGAAGGTGCAGGAAGGCCGCCCGAATATCGTCGATACGATCAAGGACGGCCAGATCGCCCTGGTGATCAACACGGTCGAAGAAAAGCGCGGCGCCGTGGCCGACAGCTCCTACATCCGTCGCGCCGCGTTGCAGGCACGACTGCCGATCTACACGACCATCGCTGGCGCGAAGGCCGCTGCGATGGGCATCCAGGATGGCCCGGAGCTGACCCCGTATCCGTTACAGACACTTCTGAAAGAAGTTGTAGTACAGTAAGCTCGTTAACGTTTCATTTGGCCCGCCGGGAGCGACCGGCGGGCTTTGTTTTTGGTAGAAGAAAAATGTCACAAATCCCCCTGACCAAACGCGGCGCCGAACTCCTCAAGGCCGAACTGCATCGTCTGAAGACGGTAGACCGCATTGAAACATCGCACGCGATTGCGGAAGCGCGCGCCCAGGGTGACATCAGCGAAAACGCCGAATACGAAGCCGCAAAGGAAAAGCAGTCCTTCATCGAAGGCCGCATCCTCGACATCGAGGGCAAGCTTGGCAATGCCCAGATCATCGACCCGACCACGCTGAATGCGGAAGGTCGCGTGGTGTTCGGCGCGACGGTGGAATACGAAGACCTTGAGAGCGAGAAGAAGTCGACCTATCAAATCGTCGGCGAAGACGAGGCCGACTTCAAGACGGGCAAGATTTCGGTTGGTTCACCGCTGGCGCGCGCCCTCATCGGCAAGGTCGCCGGTGATGTGGTCGAAGTGCAGGCGCCAGGTGGCGCCCGCGAAGTAGAGATCGTCTCCGTCCGTTACATGTAGTTAGTCGTGGTGCGCTCGCCCGATGCCGATTTGTTGTGTGAGCTGGCGTTCAGCACTTGCAAGGTCCGTATTGGCTACCTTCGAGGCGGGTAGTGACTTATCAACGAATGCGTGCTGCAGGGGGCGACCGCGCGGCTGCGGCGTAGCGCGGATGTCCTGCTTGACATTGTCATTGGCTGTGCGTAGAGTTTTGCAGGTATCAGTAAGCAAAGAATCGACATATGCGGCGATGTGGTGGGCAATTCGCAAGATCTAGCGGACTTATTGGTCTATTGCTAGTGACGTTGGGGGGGGGCGCCGAGGCGTCACCGTTCGTTGAGATTTGCGCGCCGCGCGACAAGCGCCCGCCAGTTTATTTTCTTGCGTCCAGCGATGGATCGACGAGGAGAATGGACGTAGCGATCACCAAAGAAGGTGGTTACCGCGCGACCTATCCAGAAGTTCCAAGGGACTTAATTGTCGATATGTGCTCCAAAGGCATCGGTATATCGACGATGCCGATGCCAGGGGAGCCAATGAAGGGTGGCGCTGATTCGGCCAAGATCCCCACCTACGCTGCTATCCCATCGAGTTTTTCGATTTCGGCATATACGTTTTGGGGCGTGTCGTACACGACTGGTTCTTTCTGGGTTCCCGGTGATATGCCGAGCACCGACAACGCGCATCTGTCCACCTTCGATGTTTCGGCGACCAATTTCGAAAACGCGACCGGAGGAGCACATTTTGTTCACATGCTATTGGCGTCGAGCAACTCGAACATTGATGCCGATTACAACGGCAAGGGCATGATATTTGGTCCTTACGGCTTCTGGTGTTCTCCGCCGCCTGCCAGTGCTGGCGGATTCGGGGCGATATCGGAGACGTTTATGTATCCCCCAGTTGGTCATACCGTGTCACCGGGCGGCCCCACGCCCGATCCAGCGTGGTATGCCAATCCCAACCGCAGCAAGATATGGGCCGGGGCGGATATGAGTCGCGATGCTTTCGGTGCCGGCGATGCCCCTTTTCACACATGTACTGCAACGTCGGCCTCCACCCAGATGTCGTTTCTTGTTGGCGCGAACCGCTGGCAGCAATCGGTGTATTACAGCAGGCCGACCGGGGTACCGACTTGGTCGACCACTCCCGTTGTCGACAGCACCGCGCCTTATTTCCTGACCGGGAAGGCGGGTACGGCTTACTTTGTCGCTGGGTCTGGCGTCATAGGCGACTGGCGGCTGGACTTTGAAAACGTTTCTGCTTGGACGCAGCCATGAACGTCTGGAATCGCTTGTCGCGTGTTCTCGTGACGCTCTTTGCCGCGCCTATGGTTACGCCCGCAGCGCCGCAAATCCCGCTACCTCAACCGCTCGCTTCGTTGCGCGTTGAACCCGCTTCCGTTACTGCGTTCCAGCCGTTTGAAGTGGTCGCGCAGTTTGCGTCGAGCTACTGTCTGTCGCCGGGAGCGCCGGGGTTAGCCAACGCCAAGTTGCGTAACGGGATTCTCACTCTGGTGATCTCGCACTTGCGCTCGGGGCCGTGCGTGACCGAGAAGCGTGTTGCCGTTGATGGCCTGCCGCCCGGTAGTTTCCGCCTGCGGCTTTCGGTCACGGACACCTATAGCAGTAGCGGCCTAGCGTTTTATTCGACAACGTACGAAAAAGAGGCTGGCGAGATTCAGTTGACCATCAATGATCTCCCCGGCTGGCGTACCGGCTCGCTCGGCATGGCGAGTATCGACAAGGCGGCCACACCTGGTTGGCCAGCTTATGGTCAGGGGCCTATTCAGTTGAATGGTGATTGGTATGTGCCACAACTGCCGGTGGGTGCGCCCCTCCGCGTTGCGCGACCCTTGGGTGTTGGCCAGGCAAGCGCAACGATGGGGGTTTTCGTATCCGACTCTGCCGATGCGGCAAACCTGCCGACGCCATTTGTGGCGCTGTACGGTGTTGACTATCCAAGTGGCATGCTGGGACGTTACTACACTACGGCCAAATCGACCTGCAGCGCATTGGCCAACGCTTGGGGATATGACCCGCGATCGATGTGCGTTTCCGCGACCGCCGTGGTGCGCTCGACCGACGGTCTGACCTGTCCGCTGGGGACGGAGCCAGTCTTCGTGCTGTTCCAACCGACCGATGTCGCGCATCGCTATACGATGGATGCGGAGTTGTACCAGCTGCTGCAACGGGTGTCCGGTTATCGCGGAGAAGGACTGGGCTGGTGCGCGGTGCGGCCCACCAACGGCGGAGGTTAGCCGTTAGCTGTTTGGGGCGGTCAACCAAGTCGTTTGCCCGCAGATTGATCATACCCCCAGCAACTCCACCTCAAACACCAGCGTCGCGTTCGGCGGAATCACGCCGCCAGCGCCGCGGGCGCCATAGCCGAGGTCCGGCGGGATGACCAGCATGCGGGTGCCGCCCACTTTCATGCCCTGCACGCCTTCGTCCCAGCCGCGGATGACGTGGCCGGCACCAAGCGGGAAGTCGAATGGGTCATTGCGATCTTTGCTCGAATCAAACTTGGCGCCCCGATTGCCGGGGGCGCCTTCGCTGAACAGCCAGCCGGTGTAGTGCACCGTGACGTGAGCGCCGCGAGTGGCTTCGGCTCCGGAGCCAGGGTTGGTGTCGTCGTATTGCAGGCCGGAGGCAGTGGTTTGCATGCTCGTTGTCAATGAAAGTTGATTCAAATCAGGAGCGTAACAGCCCGACGTGACTTCCGCGCGGTCGCGATGTCGCCAGCGGGCGGTGTCATGTCGCCAGCGGGCGGAACACGTGTCGCCAGCGGGCGACGGCTTCATCTGCCATGCCTATAATCGCCTGCAATGTCCGCCTCGCCCTTCGCGGGGTGGCATCGGCGCGGGATTTCGCGGGCCAAGTGCTGGAGGACGCGGGCGATCTGCCGCAAGGCAGACACCGGCGAAGAACCTGGTACGGAAGCCGTGCCGCGGGGACACCACCACTTATTAAAAGAGGAGTTTGACCACATGTCAGCCACCAACTGGCTCATCATTTCGCTTGTATGCGGACTGGCGGCCGTTCTTTATGGCGTTGTATCCATCAAATGGATCAACGGCCTGTCTGCGGGCAATGCACGCATGCAGGAAATCGCCGGTGCCATTCAGGCCGGCGCCAAGGCGTATCTGGCGCGGCAATACCGCACCATCACCATCATCGGCATCATTCTCGCCATCGTCATCGGCGTCTTCCTCGACCGCACGACAGCCTTCGGTTTCGTGCTGGGCGCGGTGCTCTCCGGCGCGGCGGGCTTCATCGGCATGAACGTGTCGGTGCGCTCCAATGTGCGCACCGCCGAGGCCGCCCGTTCCGGCATCAATGCCGCGCTGGCGGTTGCCTTCCGTGGTGGCGCCATCACCGGCATGCTGGTGGTTGGTCTGGGCCTGCTCGGTGTCGCCGGCTTCTACTGGTTCCTGATCGGCACCGCGCCGCACAGCGCCAACCCGATGAAGGAAGGCCTGCATTCCCTGATGTCGCCGCTGATCGGCTTTGCGTTCGGTTCGTCGCTGATCTCGATCTTCGCGCGTCTTGGCGGCGGCATCTTCACCAAGGGGGCAGACGTTGGTGCTGACCTGGTGGGCAAGGTCGAAGCCGGGATTCCGGAAGACGATCCCCGCAACCCCGCTGTGATCGCCGATAACGTCGGCGACAACGTCGGTGACTGCGCCGGTATGGCCGCCGACCTGTTCGAGACCTATGCCGTCACCATCATCGCCACCATGCTGCTTGGCGCGCTGCTGATGAAGGCCAACGCTGCTGCTGCGGCCGTGTATCCGCTGGCACTCGGCGGCGTCTCCATCATCGCCTCGATCATCGGTTGCTACTTCGTCAAGTACAGCGGTGCCGGCAAGATCATGAACGCGCTCTACAAGGGCTTGATCGTCGCGGCTGTGTTGTCGCTGATCGCATTCTTCTTCGTTACGCAAACCGTGTTCGCCGGTGTTGAAGGCGTCAATACGATGAAGCTGTTCGGCGCCTGCGTCGTCGGCATCGTGCTCACGGGCGCGCTGGTGATGATCACCGAGTACTACACCGCCACCGAATACGCACCCGTGCGTCACGTCGCCCAGGCGTCCACGACTGGTCACGCCACCAACATCATCGCCGGTATCGGTATCTCGATGAAGTCCACCGGCTATCCGGTGGTTGCGGTCTGTATCGCCATCCTCGCCGCCTACTGGCTGGCGGGTCTCTACGGCATCGCGGTCGCTGCAACGGCCATGCTCTCGATGGCAGGTATCGTTGTTGCGCTCGACGCCTACGGCCCGATCACCGACAACGCCGGCGGTATCGCCGAAATGTCGGAACTGCCGCCAGAAGTGCGCAACGTCACCGATCCGCTCGACGCTGTTGGCAACACCACCAAGGCGGTGACCAAGGGCTACGCGATCGGCTCCGCCGGTCTCGCCGCGCTGGTGCTGTTCGCGGACTACACGCACGGCCTTGAAAGCAAGGGCATGGCGGTGTCGTTCGACCTGTCGAACCATATGGTGATCGTGGGCCTCTTCATCGGCGGCCTGATCCCCTACCTGTTCGGCGCGATGGCGATGGAAGCGGTTGGCCGTGCCGCCGGCTCGGTGGTGGAAGAAGTGCGCCGCCAGTTCCGCGAGATCAAGGGCATCATGGAAGGCAAGGCCAAGCCGGAGTACGGCAAGGCAGTTGACATGCTGACCACCGCTGCGATCAAGGAAATGATCATCCCGTCGCTGCTGCCGGTTGCCGTGCCAATCCTCGTTGGTCTGCTGCTCGGGCCGGAAGCGCTCGGCGGTCTGCTGATGGGCACCATCATCACCGGTCTGTTCGTCGCGATCTCAATGTGTACCGGTGGCGGTGCCTGGGACAACGCCAAGAAGTACATCGAAGACGGCAATCATGGCGGCAAAGGTTCCGACGCGCACAAGGCGGCGGTGACCGGCGACACCGTGGGTGACCCGTACAAGGACACCGCCGGCCCGGCCGTGAACCCGCTGATCAAGATCATCAACATCGTCGCATTGCTGATCGTGCCGGTGGTGGCCTCAATCCACGGTGGCACAGGTGCCAAGGCATCGGGCGCGCATGGCGCGGCCCCGGCTGCGGTGAGCGCACCGGCTGCCGCAGCGCCCGCCGCAGCTCCGGCTCCCGCTGCCGCAGCAGCGCCAGCAGCTGACGCCGGCAAGGTCGACGTCAACGCCAAGGTGGACGGCGACAAGAGCACCGGCACCATGAAGGTGTACTTCGCCAGCGCGTCGTCAGCACTGCCGGCTGGCGCCGACAAGGGCGTGGCCGACATGGTTGCCGCGTTCAAGGCCAAGGGCAACGGCAAGCTGGTGCTCAGTGGCTTCGTCGACCCGAGCGGTGACGCCGCCAAGAACGCCGAGCTGGCCAAGCTGCGCGCTTTCGCCGTGCGCGATGCGCTCAAGGCAGCAGGTGTCGCTGAAGACAAGATCGAGCTGAAGAAACCGGAAGACCTGACCGCCGGCGCCACCTCGGCTTCTGAAGGTCGTCGCGTTGAGGTTACGCTGCAATAACAGCGCAGGTCGTCACGCAGAAAGCCGCCTTCGGGCGGCTTTTTTGTTGTTGTCACTGTTCACCGAATGCACTGTGTTATCACATCAGCTTTGGTGTGAAATTCCCATCCGAGCAGGGCTTAAGGCCAAGAATGGCCAGAAGTCGACAAATCAGCCTTTTTGCCACAGAGCCCTGATCGGACGGGGATCTTCACGAAAAGCTGATACTTCCGGACACTGATGCAAACTGCTCAGATCGCACACGTCCGGAATCCGGCAAACACGTCGCTGCGACCGGCGGTAAAGTAGTTGCGATAGCGCGGGTGGTGCATGAGCGGCAGCGTGGCGTGTGATCCACCGCGCAGCACGCGATGCTGTCCATCGAACCACGGCGCCGAGTATTCGCGATAGCGGTCTGGCGTGAAGCCGGGGTAGGGGGCGAACGTGGTCGCAGTCCACTCCCACGCACCGTTGCCCCATTCGATCAGGCCGTTTGACGCTGCGTATTCCCATTCGTGCTCGGTGGGCAGGCGACGGCCAGACCACATGCAATAGGCGTCCGCCTCGATGGCGCTCACGTGAACCACCGGTGCGGACAGATCAAGTGGCTGCCAGCGGTCAAAGCAGCGTTGTTGCCAGCCTTCGCAGCCATGCTCTTCATCGCGGCGCCAGCACGACGGATGCGCGGCACCAGTACGCGCGGCGAACGCCCCGGATTCGACAAAGGCGAGAAACTGTGCATTGCTTACCGGCGCGCGGTCGATGCTGAATGCCGCGACTGCAACGTCGTGAACGCCACGCTCGTTGTCAAAACTGAATCCCGGGCCGTCGTAACCCGCGCGCAATGGCCCGGCGCCGACAGCGACTTCATCGCCCGCTGGCGATGCACGCGGTGCACGCACCCACGCAGGCCGCGGCCACGCCAGTGCCTGCGCGCACCACGCGATAGCCTCCAGATGCATCGCCTCGTGGAACAGTGACAAGCGGAACGGATACAGCCCGGCATCATCGTCGGCGACCTGCGCCAGTGCCTCGAGCACAGCGCTCTGCGTCGCGTCCATGTAAGTGAGGGCACGCTCGTGCGTGAGCTGCGGCAACTGCCAGCGTGCTTCGTGGGCGATCACGTTTGAGTTGAACAGCGCATCGGCCTCGTTCCAGCAGGATGGCCGTGCGGCCACGGTGCGGCCGTCCGCCGTGTTGAACGCACCGCGCACGCACCACCATTCGGCAAACCATGCGGCGTGCGCGCATTCCCAAAGCGGCGGATTGATGCCGCGCTGGTACGGCGGCGCCAGCGCCGGCGCGTCCATCGTCTGCACATAGTCGCGGGTCAGCGCGCGCATTGCTTGCAGCGTGTGTCGCAGCGCTGCCGCGTCCAGCATCCGCGCTGCCCAACCGGCTGCGAGAACCTCCGTATGCGATAGTTGCGCGGTGAAGCCCCGTGTCGTCATCGTGTCTCCAGCCAATGCCCGCGCCAACAACGGCAACTGGCATACGGCGGCGCGTTGGGCGCGGTTTCTGTCCCACGATTATGCGGTGAAAATCGTCGAACGCTGGGCCGGTGCCGATCCGTTGCCCGATGCGATGGTGGCGCTGCATGCGCGGCGTTCTGCGGAATCGATCCAGCAATTCCGTCGGTTGCGACCCGCAGGCCGCCTGCTGCTGGCGTTGACCGGAACCGATGTTTATCGCGACATCCATGACGACGACGCTGCCAGGCTGTCGCTGGCGCTGGCCGATCGCCTCGTCGTGTTGCAGCCGCGGGCACTTGACGAACTGGATGCGAAATCGCGCATCAAAGCGAGCGTGGTTTACCAGTCGGCGTCGACGCTGAAGCCAGCCGTCCGTTCGTCGCGGCATTTCGACATCGTCCAGGTCGGCCATCTCCGTCACGAGAAGGATCCATTTACTCCGATTACGGCGCTGCGCCACCTGCCCGCCGATAGCCGAATTCGCCTCACCCAGATTGGCAACGCACTCGACGCCCATCATGCCGACGCCGTGGCTGTCGTCACGCGCGACGAGCCCCGCTTGCGCTGGCTGGGCGCGTTGAGCCACGCTGCGACGCGGCAGCGCATCAAGCGCGCCCATCTGCTGGTGATCGCCAGCCGCATGGAAGGGGGCGCCAATGTAATTGTTGAAGCTATCACCGCTGGCGTGCCGGTGCTCGCCAGCGACATCAGCGGCAACATCGGCATGCTGGGCGAGCACTATCCGGGGCTGTTTCCGTTCGGCGATGCGGCGGCCTGCGCCACGATGATGCGACGCGCCGAGACCGACGCCCGCTTTTATGACCGTCTGCTGCGCGCGTGCGGGCAATGCGCCAGGCACTTTGTGCCAGAGCGCGAGGCAAGCGGCATTCGCAGTGCCGTCGCCCGTGTCATTGCATTGTGAAGCAATGCTGTAAGCGCCTGCCTGCCGTTTGCGACAAAATTTGTCCCGCCCCATTTTCTGGAGATCCGTATGAATGCCCCCGTGACCAACAACGCCGTTGAGCCGCGTCTCACCTCGCTCTCCCACGGCGGCGGCTGCGGCTGCAAGATCGCGCCGGGCGTGCTTTCGGAGATTCTTAAGAACAGTTCCGGGCTGTTGCCGAAAGAATTGCTTGTGGGAATCGAAACCGCTGATGACGCCGCCGTCTACAAACTCAACGACGAGCAGGCACTGATCGCGACGACCGATTTCTTCATGCCCATCGTCGATGACCCGTTCGAGTTTGGCCGCATTGCGGCGACCAACGCCATCAGCGATGTCTACGCGATGGGTGGCACGCCGATCATGGCGCTGGCGCTGGTCGGCATGCCGATCAATGTGCTCTCGGTCGAAACCATCGGCAAGATCATCAAGGGCGGCCAGAGTGTCGCCACCGCAGCGGGCATTCCGATTGCGGGTGGGCACACGATTGACTCGGTGGAAGCGATCTACGGCCTCGTGGTGATGGGGCTCGTGCATCCGAGCAAAGTGAAAAAGAATGCCGACGCCAAAGTGGGCGACGTGCTGATCCTCGGCAAGCCGATTGGTGTGGGCGTGCTCTCCGCCGCGCTCAAGAAAGAGAAGCTCTCGCCCGAGGGCTACGCCGCGATGATCGCCAACACCACCAAGCTCAACAAGCCCGGCGCCGCGCTCGCCAACATGCCGGGCGTGCATGCGCTGACCGACATCACCGGCTTCGGCCTCGCCGGCCACACGCTCGAACTTGCGCGCGGCGCCAGGATGACCGCCGTCATCGAGTGGAGCAAAGTGCCCTTCATCAAGGACGTGAAAGCACTCGCCGCCGAGGGCTACATCACCGGCGCGTCCGGCCGCAACTGGGCAGGTTATGGCAAAGACGTTACGCTGCCGGCGGATTTCGCGAGTATCGATCAGGCGCTGCTGACCGATCCGCAGACGTCAGGGGGCTTGCTCGTCTCCTGCGATCCCACTATCGCCAACGACGTGATCGCGCTGTTCAATCGCGAAGGGTTTGAAAGCGCGGCTATCGTGGGGCGGATGGAGGCGGGCGCGGGGCGGTTGGTTGTGGTTTAGAAGGCCACCCCTCCGTCGTGTCGCGACACCTCCCCGGAGGCCATCACTGAGGGCGCGGCGACTCATGCAAGTCTCTCCTGCAACGCAGCGGAGATGTCGGCGTAGCCGACAGAGGGGTTGGGTGCATTGCGAACTGGTCAATAATTGACGCGAACGTCAACGTGGCGCGCGTCGACATCAAGGAGCATCGCATGAGCACTTTCAAAGCCTACCTAACCTCGCAAGAGGGCAAATCCGTCAAGACCGAACTGGTCGACATGACGACAGACCAGCTCGACGAAGGCGAG
This is a stretch of genomic DNA from Casimicrobium huifangae. It encodes these proteins:
- the greA gene encoding transcription elongation factor GreA; the encoded protein is MSQIPLTKRGAELLKAELHRLKTVDRIETSHAIAEARAQGDISENAEYEAAKEKQSFIEGRILDIEGKLGNAQIIDPTTLNAEGRVVFGATVEYEDLESEKKSTYQIVGEDEADFKTGKISVGSPLARALIGKVAGDVVEVQAPGGAREVEIVSVRYM
- a CDS encoding FKBP-type peptidyl-prolyl cis-trans isomerase; this encodes MQTTASGLQYDDTNPGSGAEATRGAHVTVHYTGWLFSEGAPGNRGAKFDSSKDRNDPFDFPLGAGHVIRGWDEGVQGMKVGGTRMLVIPPDLGYGARGAGGVIPPNATLVFEVELLGV
- the carB gene encoding carbamoyl-phosphate synthase large subunit, with product MPKRTDIQSILIIGAGPIIIGQACEFDYSGAQACKALREEGYKVILVNSNPATIMTDPEMADVTYIEPITAAVVERIIAKEKPDALLPTMGGQTALNTAMELSKNGALKRHNVELIGANEHAIEKAEDRLKFKEAMTKIGLGSARSAIAHTLDEALAAQKAVGFPAVIRPSFTLGGTGGGIAYNHEEFVTICKNGLELSPTNELLIEESLLGWKEFEMEVVRDKKDNCIIICSIENLDPMGVHTGDSITVAPAQTLTDKEYQIMRNASIAVLREIGVDTGGSNVQFSINPQDGRMIVIEMNPRVSRSSALASKATGFPIAKVAAKLAVGYTLDELKNEITGGATPASFEPSIDYVVTKVPRFAFEKFKEADPHLTTQMKSVGEVMAIGRTFQESLQKALRGLEVGVDGFNLKSVDADKISEQLSNPTPDRLWYVADAFGVGMSVEEVFEDTAIDPWFLTQIKEIVDLELAIEKRTLTSLSKDELRHLKRKGFSDRRLAYLLKASQDEVRSARHALGVRPVYKRVDTCAAEFATKTAYMYSTYEDECEAQPTDRKKIMVLGGGPNRIGQGIEFDYCCVHAAMAMREDGYETIMVNCNPETVSTDYDTSDRLYFEPVTLEDVLEIVHVEKPVGVIVQYGGQTPLKLARDLERCGVPIIGTTPDAIDVAEDRERFQKLLQDIGLKQPPNRTARDEASALRLADEIGYPLVVRPSYVLGGRAMEIVHAPEDLERYMREAVKVSNDSPVLLDRYLNDAIEVDVDALADGTDVVLGGIMEHIEQAGVHSGDSACSLPPYSLSNALQDELRRQTVAMAKALNVVGLMNVQFAVKVEDGKDVVYVLEVNPRASRTVPFVSKATGRPLAKIAARCMAGQTLKAQGIVGEALPPYFSVKEAVFPFNKFPGVDTILGPEMKSTGEVMGVGYSFAEAFEKSQLAAGTRLPTSGKVFLSVKNGDKPKVAEVARILHEVGFTLVATKGTASAITAAGVPVEIIKKVQEGRPNIVDTIKDGQIALVINTVEEKRGAVADSSYIRRAALQARLPIYTTIAGAKAAAMGIQDGPELTPYPLQTLLKEVVVQ
- a CDS encoding histidine phosphatase family protein, which produces MAVNKTRRLLLVRHGETDWNAEGRIQGMLDVPLNALGLAQARVVGDELARTIEVASVICSDLVRTRETAKPLIEATGFDIGFDARIRERHFGVLQGRTYAEWRAVDAEGMARYHAGDPDYGPEGGETARGFLDRCVSAITDMVTACDEKTLVLVTHGGVVSSMYRHSQGLGFHSERTWSVPNASISEWRVEYRDDAPVFYCERIGDVAYFVHHDERRMTNDASHEVRDVVGQGR